In one window of Agromyces badenianii DNA:
- a CDS encoding peptidase E encodes MAHVVATGAGKVMMERRADPTHEYILKLTGKERPRVLFVGTATGDDAAYIVSFYTTYDSDRCAPHHLPLFHRAVDDLAGFVRGFDVIHVGGGNTANMLDVWKRQGLDEIMREMWEDPSSNTVFTGGSAGGICWFEGGTTDSYGPTLQVLPEGLGFLHGSFCPHYDAEDQRQPLFHASLLSGELTTGYAVGNLQSLHFDGSEFVTAISPVENALALKVEAVDGSIVETKLPVQVLESTGPIAKGPSS; translated from the coding sequence ATGGCGCATGTGGTCGCGACCGGCGCAGGCAAGGTCATGATGGAGCGTCGGGCGGATCCGACGCACGAGTACATCTTGAAGCTCACCGGCAAGGAGCGACCGCGCGTGCTCTTCGTCGGCACGGCGACCGGCGACGACGCCGCGTACATCGTGAGCTTCTACACGACGTACGACTCCGACCGCTGCGCGCCGCATCATCTCCCGCTCTTCCACCGGGCCGTCGACGACCTCGCCGGATTCGTGCGCGGCTTCGACGTGATCCACGTCGGCGGCGGCAACACCGCGAACATGCTCGATGTCTGGAAACGCCAGGGCCTCGACGAGATCATGCGCGAGATGTGGGAGGACCCGTCGTCGAACACGGTCTTCACCGGCGGCAGCGCCGGCGGCATCTGCTGGTTCGAGGGCGGCACGACCGACAGCTACGGGCCGACGCTGCAGGTGCTTCCCGAGGGGCTCGGATTCCTGCACGGCAGCTTCTGCCCGCACTACGACGCGGAAGACCAGCGGCAACCGCTCTTCCACGCCTCGCTCCTCAGCGGCGAGCTCACGACCGGCTACGCCGTCGGCAACCTGCAGTCGCTGCACTTCGACGGCTCGGAGTTCGTCACCGCGATCAGTCCGGTCGAGAACGCGCTCGCGCTGAAGGTCGAGGCGGTCGACGGCAGCATCGTCGAGACGAAGCTCCCGGTGCAAGTGCTCGAGAGTACCGGCCCCATCGCGAAGGGGCCCTCGTCGTGA
- a CDS encoding LysR family transcriptional regulator translates to MDVRRLDLLRELAERGSITAVAEATGRTPSAVSQQLKVLEREAGMPLTERSGRGVALTSAGHALARSAADVAIALERATALWDEFRNHPSGEVSLLTFPTIGATLLPAVLADLAPVAGLVVNATDLDPGLAEFADLTADFDIVLAHTMPGVLPWGGRGLKAVPLLTEPLDIGIPADHRLAGRAHVTPADLVDETWLSVPPGFPFERILHAIEQQTGHRATVRQRFSDMRIIEAFIEAGLGIAFVPRYTTGTVPDSIVLKPLRGVASARQIVALVRPDVAERLAVRTVLDVLVARASRLERAHAAA, encoded by the coding sequence ATGGATGTGCGTCGACTGGACCTGCTCAGAGAGCTCGCTGAACGGGGCAGCATCACCGCGGTCGCCGAGGCGACCGGCCGCACCCCTTCGGCGGTGTCGCAACAGCTCAAGGTGCTCGAACGCGAGGCCGGCATGCCGCTCACCGAACGCTCCGGCCGAGGTGTCGCGCTCACGAGCGCCGGTCACGCACTCGCGCGGAGCGCCGCCGACGTCGCGATCGCCCTCGAGCGCGCCACGGCCCTCTGGGACGAGTTCCGCAACCACCCGAGCGGCGAGGTGTCGCTGCTCACCTTCCCGACCATCGGGGCGACCCTGCTGCCGGCCGTGCTCGCCGACCTCGCACCGGTCGCCGGTCTCGTCGTGAACGCCACCGACCTCGACCCCGGGCTCGCCGAGTTCGCCGACCTCACCGCCGACTTCGACATCGTGCTCGCGCACACGATGCCGGGGGTGCTGCCGTGGGGCGGGCGCGGTCTGAAGGCGGTGCCGCTCCTGACCGAGCCGCTCGACATCGGCATCCCCGCCGATCACCGACTCGCCGGGCGCGCCCACGTGACCCCCGCCGACCTCGTCGACGAGACCTGGCTCAGCGTGCCGCCGGGCTTCCCGTTCGAGCGCATCCTGCACGCGATCGAGCAGCAGACCGGGCACCGTGCCACCGTGCGACAGCGTTTCAGCGACATGCGCATCATCGAGGCGTTCATCGAGGCGGGTCTCGGCATCGCGTTCGTGCCGCGCTACACGACGGGCACGGTGCCCGATTCGATCGTGTTGAAGCCGCTGCGCGGCGTGGCATCCGCTCGTCAGATCGTGGCGCTCGTGCGGCCGGATGTCGCGGAGCGCCTCGCCGTGCGCACGGTGCT